A stretch of DNA from Halioglobus japonicus:
AACGCGTATTCGTCTACCAGGCGCAGTACGGGCGACGTCTGGGCACAGCTGCAGAATATGTTGCACTGGATGCTGCCCTGGCACCGAAGCTTCCCGACGAGGCGTCGTTTGAGGTGGGAGCGTGTATCGGTATTCCGATGATGACCGCGCACCGTTGTGTGTTTGCCGACGGTGACGTGAATGGGCAGACCATTCTCGTGACCGGCGGCGCCGGCCGTGTTGGCTATTACGCCATTCAATGGGCTGCCCAGGCGGGTGCCCGGGTAATCGCCACAGCCAGTAACGATGCCGATGCGGCCCTGTGTCGTGACATGGGTGCCAGCGAGGTGGTCAACCACCGCGAAGAAAACTGGGGCGAGCAGGTGGTCGCTGCCAATGGCGGCGAGAAGGTCGACCGCGTGGTTGAAGTCGAGTTCGGGGTTAACCTGCCCGAAGTGCTTAAATGTGTGCGCATTGGAGCAACTATTGCGACTTATTCATCCACCGTGGTGCCCGAACCCAGCCTGCCGTTCCGCGACATGATGTTTATGGACCTGACGCTGCGCATGGTGATTGTGTACGCCATGCCCGAGCAGGCCAAAGAGGATGCCATTCGCGATACCTCTGAGGCCCTGGCCGCCGGTCGTCTCCAGCACCGCATCGCGCACAGTGTGCCGTTCGCTGAGATGGCGCGCTCCCACGAGTTGATCGAGCAGGGAGGCTTCGGCGGTTGTGTCGTGGTACGCATCAACGACTGATGCGTAAATGTCTGTCATTGCTGGCGTTGTTAGGTGGACTGGCATCGCCAGTAGTGGCTGCACCTGTACCGGAACTGGTGCTGGGCGAAGCCCGGTTTCAGGGCGTTAGTGCGCAACAGGGTGCGGTAGATGCGTTTCTCGGGCTGCCTTTCGCCCAGCCACCGGTAGGTGAACTGCGCTGGCAATCTCCCCGTCCTCCTGAATACCCCGTCGGCAAGCTAGCGGCGGATGCCTTTGCACCTGCTTGTTTTCAGGGCGATCACATTACCAATTGGTATCGCGGTGTGGTTGAGGGTTTTGGTGGCAACCCCGACGAGGTAATGGCACCGGCGGTAAGTGAGGATTGCCTCTACCTGAACGTATGGCGGCCCGCCGAGCGCGGCGACGAGACGCTGCCGGTCATTGTGTATGTGCACGGCGGCAGCAACGCCGGCGGCTGGTCTTACGAGCCCAACTATTTCGGCCATGAGTTGGCGTCCCGCGGTGCTGTTGTCATTACGGTTGCCTACCGTTTGGGGCCCTTTGGTTTCTTTGCCCACCCGGAGCTGGCGAATAGCAACTTCGGCCTGCAGGATATTGTGGCAGCCCTACGCTGGGTGCGCACCTGGGCACCCGAGCTTGGCGCTGACA
This window harbors:
- a CDS encoding NADPH:quinone reductase, whose protein sequence is MKAAWFESFGSAQDALILGDQPTPQPAPGEVLVRLHTTGVNPSDVKKRAGAFPNLLDGGLVIPHSDGAGVIEAVGEGVDASRIGERVFVYQAQYGRRLGTAAEYVALDAALAPKLPDEASFEVGACIGIPMMTAHRCVFADGDVNGQTILVTGGAGRVGYYAIQWAAQAGARVIATASNDADAALCRDMGASEVVNHREENWGEQVVAANGGEKVDRVVEVEFGVNLPEVLKCVRIGATIATYSSTVVPEPSLPFRDMMFMDLTLRMVIVYAMPEQAKEDAIRDTSEALAAGRLQHRIAHSVPFAEMARSHELIEQGGFGGCVVVRIND